Genomic DNA from Stigmatopora nigra isolate UIUO_SnigA chromosome 17, RoL_Snig_1.1, whole genome shotgun sequence:
TATGCGGCGGAAAGCAGGACGCGCACATGCAGCTGCTCTGTGATGAGTGCAACATGGCATTCCACATCTATTGCCTCAACCCGCCACTGTCTACTATCCCAGATGATGAAGATTGGTGAGATGTAGCCGCCATATTCAATCTATTTTAGCATTATTCAATAgttggatgtttaaaaaaaacacacacacacacacacacaaccaaacGCTCGTGCTGTGGTCCCccatgtgttgttgttgttgttgttgcatagGCAGGAACATCCCACACTCCTTATTGCTATTTATAGCTTTTCCTGTTTTATAAACACCACAAGCTGACATTGACGTGTATTTCTTTGTGTTGCTGTCAGGTACTGTCCCACCTGTAAGAATGACACCAGTGAAGTGGTCAAGGCTGGGGAAAAACTCAAGGCCAGCAAGAAGAGGGCCAAAATGCCCTCGGCAAACACAGAGAGTCAACGGGACTGGGGCAAGGTGCGTGGAAGGTCAATTAAAACTACAAGCAAAATTTAGGAGATGTTGCACCCCCGTTTTCATGGAAAAGGGGTTTATGCCAAAATTTCGAAACAAACAGTCTTTGGaattcatgtttttgacacCAGTATACACATTTCTGTTTGTGTTATTCTACATGTTCTGCATTTGAGACGAATAGTTGCTGGAGGAATTAAAATAATCTtacatcttttctttttatttctttaagatATATGCCATAATCTACACTACTGGGTGATAGTATGGGGGTCCAtcaaatctaaataatatacaATAGGATATGTGTGCTTACTTAATAGGGGCTGGCAAACTAACAGTCATTGGACTCCTTCATTTTCTGCAATTTTCTTGCCTTCTATGGTAACAAGAACAATGCTGTTGAACAGACCGAGCCATTTTCCTGGACATGCCGTGTGGAAAAATACCTTGTTTCTTTTTCCTGTCTTTCGGTTAATTTAAAACAGCTTGGAATATGTAGTTTTATGTGGGTGCATTTAACAACCATGACTTCACAGTGTGCAGAATCCcaaattctgttttattatgttACGTGTTAAAAAAGAAACTTTATATGCTTATACATTTTTGTGGTGTTCTTTTAGGGCATGGCCTGTGTGGGACGTACCAAGGAGTGTACCATTGTTCCCTCCAACCACTACGGACCTATTCCCGGTGTTCCTGTTGGAACAACTTGGAAATTCCGAGTTCAGGTTGAGCTGCCGTCTTGTTGCTAGGTACAACCGGCAGATTACACGATTCATTTTTTGATGCCTTTGCTATTGTACACACAGGTGAGCGAGGCTGGCGTGCACAGACCGCATGTCGGTGGCATCCACGGTCGCAGTAACGATGGCTCCTATTCGCTCGTGCTGGCGGGGGGCTTTGAGGATGAAGTGGTGAGTCTTGTTTCAAAGCTGTTGCTCAACTGctggcccattttttttgtttatttaatggCTATTCATGTAAATAACGGCACAACTATGACAaaacaatattatatatacaatTTAGAAGCcaccaacttaaaaaaaaacttagaagTATTTGATTTTCATTGTATCTTGTTATGTTACACCTATACATGTTTTCACAATTAACTTTTTAGGTATTTATTTAAACTGCAATTGCGTGAATGGATCGTTTAGTGCGCTTAGAACAGTTGTTCCAAACATAACCTTTGTTTTCTATTTCACAATATTCCGATGAGTCTTTTGGTTACTTGAGAGTAAATCACAGAAAAAGAACTGTTTCACTGTAACAAAGCTCACATTAAGTCTTGGTTTCCATTCTGCTCATTGCTTGTTGATTTCCTGatgatatactgtatatatggCCTGATTTAGGACCGAGGGGACGAATTCACATACACAGGCAGCGGAGGCCGTGACCTCTCTGGAAACAAACGCATTGGTGAGCACTCATTTGACCAGACGCTGACCCACATGAACAGGTAAACCTTGAACTGAATAGTTTTAATTTAAAGACCACATTTGAATTTGGACATTGGCTTTCACCGACAGAACCTTTTATCCTGTTTAAAAATTGGGCCTACTTTCAGAGCTTTGGCCCTCAACTGTGATGCTCCACTGAACGACAAAGTTGGAGCAGAGTCGCGAAACTGGCGAGCAGGGAAGCCAGTACGGGTGGTGCGCAGCTCCAAAGGTCGCCGCATCAGCAAATACGCCCCCGAGGAGGGAAACCGCTACGACGGCATCTACAAGGTGGAGAGAATGAGCACTATGTTGTGTTTGGTGTTTAAATGTTATATGTGGTGAAGATGTTTTGTTGCTTCTTCCCTCAGCAGAACAATCTCAGTCTATCAGTCAAGATGATTATTAAGCGACAATTAACCATACAAACACATTGCTTCACATATGTACTCACATAGGGCGGACTCAAAAGTGTAAAATTTTCCCAAAACGGACGGGGTGCACAATCAGTTGGTGTGCCATTTGTATGCACAAatttcaagattctgtagacgTTGCTGCATGTCGCTGACAGCTTTAcagtttgggtacattgcttgctgatgcgctatatttTTATAGTAAAAAGACGAAAGTGATTGACGCACATGTGTATATCATGCTCGATGCATGGAAACTTTTGCAGTCGATGATaacgtacacaatttgaaatgatcaaacaaCATAAAATACGGGAAGAATGTATAAGTTGACCgtatgtattttgttttgttttaggtgGTGAAATACTGGCCAGAAATTGGAAAGTGTGGCTATCTGGTGTGGAGATACCTGCTGAGGCGGGATGATCAAGAACCAGCACCTTGGACCCCTGAAGGACTGGACAGAATCAAGAAATTAGGTCTCTTGATCCAGGTAAGGCAGCCTGAAATATTGCTTAATATGAGTTTCCAATGAAGGGGTTCTCCCATctacaaaagtttttttctctacCATTGgctgtctttgtgtgttcagtaTCCACCGGGATACCAGGCAGTTATGGCAAATAAGACAAAGAAGGAGGCCATCGCCCGGCCCGGTCGCGGTGGTCGCGGCGGTCGAGGTGGTCGGGGTAGTCGAGGCGGTCGTGGTGGTCGTGGTGGTCGAGGTAGTCGGGGCGGTCGGGGTAAGACTCATTCTGGGAGGGGCCGGGGGAGGGGCCGGCCCCGGAAGCACCCCAAGGTGGAGaaggacgaggacgacgacgacgaagagTACGAGCACCTGATGGCTGCTGTGGAAGAGGATGAGGATGTAGAACCGCAAAGTAACGGTGATCAGAAGATGAGCAGGGACTCTGGTgagtttttccttttgttttttgaagaaggAGAAAAGACATCCATATATAATTATTCTTCATTCAGACCAGCCTTATTTTGTGGTGAAATAGATCAGCAAATACTACTTCAATCTCTTATTATTATGCCAAAGGTAGTTTTGTCTTGATACGTTGCTGAATGTTTCTGCCTGTAAAAACCAAATGGCTcccattaatatattttttttatttgaatgtattttgattttgatCCCAGAACTTGAAAGTCTTATTTTTCTCTTGTgtgaattttgcctttttttttacaaaaaaatgttaaagggAAATAGCAGAAaactatcattttaaaaaatattcccaGATTTCTCACCGGCACCTGAGCCGCCCTCTAAGCGCATAAAGGTGGAAGAGGCATTCGTGTTATCGGAGCAGCAGCAGAAGTTAATTGGAGAGGACGTGGCCAACAAGAAGCTTTGGGACGAGGCCTTGGGAAATCTCACAGAAGGGCCGGTATGTTGTATAACGTTCGCTCCCATCGATTATTGGATGTTTTCTGTGCCAAAATAAGTGAAATCTAAATCTTCCTTTGTCCTTTGGAGAACTTTCTGCGTAAGATGGAGCAAATTTTCATGTGCGTTTGCTGCCAGGAGCTCGCCTTCCAGCCCGTCACCACTGTCTGCTCGCACAACGTTTGCA
This window encodes:
- the uhrf2 gene encoding E3 ubiquitin-protein ligase UHRF2 — translated: MWIQVRTIDGKETRTVDDLSRLTKIETLRVKIRDIFNVSPQQQRLFYRGKQMEDGQTLFDYNVGLNDIVQLLIRSQTDALDSPMSMDQPSVACTSTPAPASAVPWAESPDRPAPVSPTAMETSTDKDNDCSDTAETADDTKVDANVPSYSASTKNGLEAPSPKRDTQPPTSSKHTLSNPGIGMYKINELVDCRDATVGAWFEACVENVTRAPKGPVKGKVGRPPKRTNGKLEGEQGQQPLSSGQSTDTPMNNGNSVNSESNGGSTSKTDSNEEDVIYHIKYEDYPENGLVEMRAADVRPRARTLLCWDQLTVGMRVFINYNMETPEERGFWFDAEIQTLNQVSRTNKELRVKIFLGGLIDVIGDCKVHFLDEIYQVEKPGAPALSAADGQFKRKSGPECKHCKADPDAECRFCSCCVCGGKQDAHMQLLCDECNMAFHIYCLNPPLSTIPDDEDWYCPTCKNDTSEVVKAGEKLKASKKRAKMPSANTESQRDWGKGMACVGRTKECTIVPSNHYGPIPGVPVGTTWKFRVQVSEAGVHRPHVGGIHGRSNDGSYSLVLAGGFEDEVDRGDEFTYTGSGGRDLSGNKRIGEHSFDQTLTHMNRALALNCDAPLNDKVGAESRNWRAGKPVRVVRSSKGRRISKYAPEEGNRYDGIYKVVKYWPEIGKCGYLVWRYLLRRDDQEPAPWTPEGLDRIKKLGLLIQYPPGYQAVMANKTKKEAIARPGRGGRGGRGGRGSRGGRGGRGGRGSRGGRGKTHSGRGRGRGRPRKHPKVEKDEDDDDEEYEHLMAAVEEDEDVEPQSNGDQKMSRDSDFSPAPEPPSKRIKVEEAFVLSEQQQKLIGEDVANKKLWDEALGNLTEGPNFLRKMEQIFMCVCCQELAFQPVTTVCSHNVCKMCLQRSFRAEVYTCPACRHDLGKDYGMTQNKTLQVLLDQFFPGYTKGR